The following proteins are encoded in a genomic region of Colletotrichum higginsianum IMI 349063 chromosome 9, whole genome shotgun sequence:
- a CDS encoding CAP22 protein yields the protein MHFNCITLSLAAAAFVQAGIQFDSDEIPRQCNAVCRPIFSLTQACKVNDNLVNNLTKDQLEAQCVCTNNSINVAQYAALCASCTEQNIEDVGDVGDLDDGSSLEKRLLQSKEVQKNTPDINDIMRTCGFASTLYVATASYASTTPSVSAARLSNSAHLTTTITPGSSASYSSRNNNNNNGGSSNATPTNGNQATQTPNAAGIRKNKLIY from the exons ATGCACTTCAACTGCATTaccctctccctcgctgccgccgccttcgtGCAGGCTGGCATCCAGTTTGATAGCGACGAAATCCCAAGGCAGTGCAACGCTGTATGCCGCCCCATCTTCAGCCTCACTCAGGCCTGCAAGGTCAACGACAATCTAGTCAACAACCTCACTAAGGACCAACTTGAGGCCCAGTGCGTCtgcaccaacaacagcatcaacGTCGCCCAGTACGCCGCCCTATGCGCCAGCTGCACGGAACAGAACATTGAGGACGTCGGGGACGTCGGGGACCTTGATGATGGGTCTTCACTTGAGAAGCGGCTTTTGCAGTCCAAAGAAGTGCAGAAAAATACGCCAGATATCAATGACATTATGAGGACCTGCGGCTTCGCCAGCACCTTATACGTCGCTACTGCCTCCTACGCCTCCACTACGCCTTCCGTATCCGCCGCCCGCCTTAGCAACTCAGCCCACCtaaccaccaccatcaccccaGGATCCAGCGCCAGCTACAGCTCCAGgaacaataacaacaacaacggcggcagcagcaacgccaCCCCTACCAACGGCAACCAGGCCACCCAGACCCCTAATGCTGCCGGCATT CGTAAAAATAAACTTATCTACTAG